A DNA window from Turicibacter sp. TJ11 contains the following coding sequences:
- the secA gene encoding preprotein translocase subunit SecA: protein MIAAIKKMLDPSVKVLKRADKLADEVIALEPHMQQLTDEQLQNKTLEFKERIEKGETLDDLLVEAFAVVREASTRVLGMKPYKVQIIGGIALHGGNIAEMRTGEGKTLTSTMPAYLNALEGKGVHIITVNEYLASRDAREMGELYRWLGLTVGLNLAGMPSEEKKKQYACDITYSTNNELGFDYLRDHMVLYAKQMVQRKLNYAIVDEVDSILIDEARTPLIISGGQKRTANLYAHADRFVKTLKDEEDYNIDIKTKNIQLNEGGIEKAERAFRIDNLYDIKHAVLLHHINNALKANYIMARDVDYVIQDDEVVIVDQFTGRLMKGRAYSEGLHQAIQAKEGVSIKQETSTLATITFQNLFRLYNKLSGMTGTAKTEEEEFRNIYNMMVVEIPTNRPIARVDAPDLVYKDMNAKFNAVVNEVIECHKKGQPVLLGTVAVETSEYISQLLKRKGIPHNVLNAKNHEREAEIIMDAGNKGAVTIATNMAGRGTDIKLTDEVKALGGLAVIGTERHESRRIDNQLRGRSGRQGDPGYTRFYLSFQDELMRRFGSDRMHVMVDKLGMDENEPIESKMVTKAVESAQKRVEGNNYDMRKNLLEYDDVIRRQREVIYGQRQDILETEDLTDIIFGMVESSVTRLVQTFSSADSSESKNKEANQYNYEGLLNYLNTNLFPINKVQLSDLEGKTEEEMIDYVANLVKDDYREKEQSIDPSIFHEFQKVIVLRVVDTHWMNHIDAMDALRQGIHLRSYGQINPLHEYQSEGFEMFNRLIERIEDDVTRYILRAEIRQNLQREEVAKPTATNSGKEEKKRPVTRSAQKVGRNEECPCGSGKKYKQCCGKES from the coding sequence ATGATTGCAGCTATTAAGAAAATGTTAGATCCAAGTGTGAAAGTACTAAAGCGCGCCGATAAATTAGCCGATGAAGTAATTGCTTTAGAACCACATATGCAACAACTAACAGATGAGCAACTTCAAAATAAAACATTAGAGTTTAAAGAGAGAATTGAAAAAGGGGAAACATTAGATGACTTATTAGTTGAAGCATTTGCTGTTGTTCGCGAAGCATCAACTCGTGTACTAGGAATGAAACCATATAAAGTACAGATTATTGGGGGAATTGCTTTACACGGTGGGAATATTGCTGAGATGAGAACGGGTGAAGGTAAGACATTAACTTCTACCATGCCTGCTTACTTAAATGCGTTAGAAGGTAAAGGGGTTCATATCATTACCGTCAATGAATACTTAGCTAGTCGTGATGCGCGTGAGATGGGAGAACTATATCGTTGGCTTGGGTTAACGGTTGGATTAAACTTAGCAGGAATGCCATCTGAAGAGAAAAAGAAACAATATGCTTGCGACATTACGTACTCAACAAATAATGAATTAGGGTTTGATTATTTAAGAGATCACATGGTTTTATATGCAAAACAAATGGTACAACGTAAATTAAACTATGCGATTGTTGATGAAGTTGATTCTATTTTAATTGATGAGGCACGTACACCGTTAATTATCTCAGGTGGACAAAAGCGTACGGCAAATCTTTATGCTCATGCGGATCGATTTGTTAAAACATTAAAAGATGAAGAAGATTATAATATTGATATTAAAACAAAAAATATTCAGCTAAATGAAGGTGGAATTGAAAAAGCTGAACGTGCCTTTCGCATTGATAACTTATATGATATTAAGCATGCCGTTTTATTACACCACATTAATAATGCCTTAAAAGCAAATTATATTATGGCTCGTGACGTAGACTATGTGATTCAAGACGATGAAGTCGTGATTGTTGACCAATTTACGGGACGTTTAATGAAAGGTCGTGCCTATTCAGAAGGACTTCATCAGGCGATTCAAGCGAAAGAAGGCGTTTCAATTAAACAAGAAACGTCAACATTAGCGACGATTACGTTCCAAAACTTATTCCGCTTATATAATAAGTTATCAGGAATGACAGGAACGGCAAAAACAGAGGAAGAAGAGTTCCGTAATATTTATAATATGATGGTTGTTGAAATTCCAACGAATCGTCCAATTGCGCGTGTTGATGCCCCAGACTTAGTCTATAAGGATATGAATGCAAAATTTAATGCGGTTGTTAATGAAGTCATTGAGTGTCATAAAAAAGGACAGCCAGTCTTACTTGGAACAGTAGCAGTTGAAACATCAGAGTATATTTCACAGTTATTAAAACGTAAAGGCATTCCTCATAACGTATTAAATGCGAAAAATCATGAACGAGAAGCAGAAATTATTATGGATGCTGGAAATAAAGGGGCTGTAACAATCGCCACGAACATGGCAGGGCGTGGAACAGATATTAAGTTAACAGATGAAGTAAAAGCGTTAGGTGGATTAGCTGTTATCGGAACAGAGCGCCATGAATCACGCCGTATCGATAATCAGTTACGTGGACGTTCAGGTCGTCAAGGAGATCCAGGTTATACTCGTTTTTATTTATCGTTCCAAGATGAATTAATGCGTCGTTTCGGTTCAGATCGTATGCACGTGATGGTTGATAAATTAGGGATGGATGAAAATGAACCGATTGAAAGTAAAATGGTAACTAAAGCAGTGGAATCGGCTCAAAAACGTGTTGAAGGTAATAACTACGACATGCGTAAAAACTTACTTGAATATGATGATGTCATTCGTCGTCAACGTGAAGTCATTTATGGACAACGTCAAGATATTTTAGAAACAGAAGATTTAACAGACATTATTTTTGGTATGGTGGAATCATCTGTCACACGTTTAGTTCAAACATTTTCTTCAGCAGATAGCTCTGAATCTAAAAATAAAGAAGCTAATCAGTATAATTATGAAGGGCTATTAAACTACTTAAATACGAACCTATTCCCGATTAATAAAGTTCAATTATCTGATTTAGAAGGAAAAACAGAAGAAGAAATGATTGATTATGTAGCGAACCTTGTTAAAGACGATTATCGTGAAAAAGAACAATCAATTGATCCATCAATTTTCCATGAGTTCCAAAAAGTTATTGTATTACGTGTGGTTGATACACATTGGATGAATCACATTGATGCAATGGATGCTTTACGACAAGGAATCCATTTACGTTCTTATGGACAAATCAATCCATTACATGAGTATCAAAGTGAAGGGTTTGAAATGTTTAATCGCTTAATTGAACGAATCGAAGATGATGTAACACGTTATATTTTACGTGCAGAAATTCGTCAAAACTTACAACGTGAAGAAGTCGCAAAACCAACAGCTACAAATAGCGGAAAAGAAGAGAAAAAACGTCCAGTCACTCGTAGTGCACAAAAAGTGGGTCGCAATGAGGAATGTCCATGTGGAAGTGGAAAAAAATATAAACAATGTTGTGGAAAAGAAAGCTAG
- the hpf gene encoding ribosome hibernation-promoting factor, HPF/YfiA family: MRIQIRGANRFVVTDAIKNYIEEKVGSLQRFLPTNQDLEARVYIKIYDVIQKVEVTIPGNQFILRAEEESDNLYAAIDLVVDKLERQIRRHKTKANKKIREREGISNYFINMDDTPEVYNKHDEIPYKIKNVHLKPMDVEEAIMQLELLGHDFYVYRDMEVDTVCVVYRRKDGKYAVIETNH; this comes from the coding sequence ATGAGAATTCAAATTAGGGGAGCTAATCGTTTTGTAGTCACAGATGCAATTAAAAATTACATTGAAGAAAAGGTAGGCAGTCTGCAGCGATTCTTGCCGACTAATCAAGATTTAGAGGCTCGCGTCTACATTAAGATTTATGATGTCATTCAAAAAGTGGAAGTTACGATTCCAGGAAATCAATTTATTCTTCGCGCTGAAGAAGAAAGTGATAATTTATATGCAGCGATTGATTTAGTGGTAGATAAATTAGAACGTCAAATTCGTCGTCATAAAACAAAAGCAAATAAGAAGATCCGTGAACGCGAAGGAATTAGTAATTATTTTATCAATATGGATGATACACCAGAAGTTTATAATAAACATGATGAGATTCCTTATAAGATAAAAAATGTTCATTTAAAACCAATGGATGTTGAAGAGGCGATTATGCAATTAGAGTTATTAGGTCATGATTTTTACGTTTATCGAGATATGGAAGTCGATACTGTTTGCGTCGTATATCGTCGTAAAGATGGAAAATATGCCGTTATTGAAACTAATCACTAA
- a CDS encoding DEAD/DEAH box helicase — protein MVDVSGREWTEEEYLKRIKEGVVQEKNVVRVIGVNNKRCERCLNESDEWFGTFLYHEKTITYCRQCLDFKMVDSEHYLYRSLIRASISKNAHVLNADFKLSLLQQKASNFSKSILNKNEVGLIWAVCGAGKTEMMFETISLALKQQKRVCWAIPRTDVVIELVPRLKKAFPHAKVIGLHGHSDEKNDYGDIVISTTHQLIRFYQAFDLLIIDEVDAFPYTFDEMLPRLAKKACKPTCATIYLSATPSKADQVAIKKGALKCCLIPARYHLYALDIPKFQWAGNLERALKKGLLPHVVLKWIRNKIMTQRRALLFVPTIEAGHLLQQALKKLMRLEVDFVYSSDSDRLEKVKKFKEGMGQFLITTMILERGVTIANIDVAIFCAEHEVYEESALVQISGRVGRNPSYPHGEIVLFHYGVTQAMDSAREQIKRMNQMAQQQGLLKEER, from the coding sequence ATGGTCGATGTGAGTGGACGAGAATGGACGGAGGAGGAGTACCTAAAAAGGATAAAAGAAGGCGTTGTTCAGGAAAAAAATGTTGTGAGAGTTATAGGAGTAAATAATAAAAGATGCGAGCGTTGTTTAAATGAATCAGATGAATGGTTCGGAACCTTTTTATATCACGAGAAAACCATTACTTACTGCCGCCAATGCTTAGACTTTAAGATGGTAGACAGTGAGCATTATCTCTATCGGTCATTAATTAGGGCCAGTATTTCTAAAAATGCACATGTATTAAACGCTGACTTTAAATTATCTTTACTTCAGCAAAAAGCTTCTAATTTTTCAAAGTCAATTTTAAATAAGAATGAAGTTGGCTTGATCTGGGCTGTATGTGGAGCTGGGAAAACGGAAATGATGTTTGAAACGATATCTCTTGCATTAAAGCAACAAAAACGAGTGTGTTGGGCGATTCCAAGAACGGATGTTGTGATTGAGTTAGTTCCCCGTCTTAAAAAAGCTTTTCCACATGCTAAAGTGATTGGTCTTCATGGACATTCCGATGAGAAAAATGATTATGGAGATATTGTCATTAGTACCACTCATCAATTGATTAGGTTTTATCAAGCCTTTGATTTATTAATTATTGATGAAGTGGATGCCTTTCCTTATACGTTTGATGAGATGTTACCAAGATTAGCGAAAAAAGCTTGTAAGCCAACCTGCGCGACTATTTATTTATCTGCAACCCCTTCAAAAGCTGATCAAGTAGCGATTAAAAAGGGGGCGCTTAAATGTTGTTTGATTCCTGCTAGATATCATTTGTATGCGCTCGATATTCCTAAGTTTCAATGGGCTGGAAATCTTGAGCGAGCTTTGAAAAAAGGATTACTTCCGCATGTCGTTTTAAAATGGATAAGGAACAAGATTATGACGCAACGACGAGCCCTTTTATTTGTTCCAACGATTGAAGCGGGGCATCTTCTTCAACAAGCATTGAAGAAATTGATGAGGTTAGAAGTTGATTTTGTCTATTCAAGTGATAGTGACAGACTCGAGAAGGTGAAGAAATTTAAAGAAGGAATGGGGCAATTTCTTATTACGACAATGATTTTAGAGCGTGGAGTGACCATAGCTAATATTGATGTAGCAATTTTTTGTGCTGAACATGAGGTATATGAAGAAAGTGCTCTTGTACAAATTAGTGGAAGAGTGGGGAGAAACCCAAGCTATCCCCATGGAGAGATTGTGTTGTTTCATTATGGAGTGACTCAGGCGATGGATAGCGCACGCGAACAAATTAAGCGAATGAATCAAATGGCTCAACAACAGGGTTTGTTAAAGGAGGAGCGATGA
- the pfkB gene encoding 1-phosphofructokinase: protein MITTVTLNPALDKLMQIDHIEIGETNRAELLSASAAGKGIDVAKVLRDFNHEVSATGFLGGMVAPIFRQCFEEEKIHDHFVSIAGTTRTNIQLFDTKGKRTELLEKGPKVDAHELNQLLQKVEKLAKQSTVVAICGSAPQGIDESYFKKLIQVAKANCDQVIVDTSGPLLKVAIQEKAKLIKPNKDEMLELMNQKTATDEQMIEYAQNICKKGITYVLVSLGKEGAMLVSEHGVWKGKAPEVEVKSTLGCGDTVVASMCLSLTEGDDPSTMLQKAIALSSANAMTFETAHVIQQDYQSLLPRCQVEKIK, encoded by the coding sequence GTGATTACAACTGTAACGTTAAATCCTGCATTAGATAAATTAATGCAAATTGATCATATTGAGATTGGTGAAACCAATCGTGCTGAACTTTTAAGTGCATCTGCTGCCGGAAAAGGAATCGATGTTGCTAAAGTTTTAAGAGATTTTAATCATGAAGTGAGTGCAACTGGTTTTTTAGGAGGAATGGTCGCTCCGATTTTTAGACAATGTTTTGAAGAAGAGAAGATTCATGATCATTTTGTCTCAATTGCTGGAACAACTCGAACAAATATTCAACTATTCGATACAAAAGGAAAGCGAACTGAATTACTTGAAAAAGGTCCTAAAGTTGATGCCCATGAACTGAATCAATTACTACAAAAAGTAGAAAAACTAGCAAAGCAAAGTACGGTTGTCGCGATTTGTGGGAGTGCTCCTCAAGGGATTGATGAATCTTATTTTAAAAAGCTTATTCAAGTAGCGAAAGCAAATTGTGATCAAGTCATTGTGGATACATCAGGCCCTTTACTAAAAGTAGCCATTCAAGAAAAAGCAAAATTAATTAAACCAAATAAAGATGAAATGCTTGAGCTAATGAATCAAAAAACTGCAACAGATGAACAAATGATTGAATATGCTCAAAATATTTGTAAAAAAGGCATCACTTATGTTTTAGTTTCACTTGGTAAAGAAGGTGCGATGCTTGTTTCTGAGCATGGGGTTTGGAAAGGTAAAGCACCAGAAGTAGAAGTGAAAAGTACACTTGGTTGTGGAGATACAGTTGTCGCCTCAATGTGTCTTTCATTGACGGAAGGAGACGATCCATCGACAATGCTTCAAAAAGCAATTGCCTTATCAAGTGCAAATGCAATGACGTTTGAGACAGCCCATGTGATCCAACAAGATTACCAGTCGTTATTACCTCGCTGTCAGGTGGAAAAAATTAAATAA